The Epinephelus lanceolatus isolate andai-2023 chromosome 1, ASM4190304v1, whole genome shotgun sequence genome has a window encoding:
- the LOC144464486 gene encoding uncharacterized protein LOC144464486 has protein sequence MCSVEFLREFVNERLTAVAEEILGVFKRSIVEYEEEIDRQRRLLDIVLKPEIKLHRTELPQQHVCKEEEVVPEQQLCIEERKSSVDQEEPEPPQIKEEEEEVCSSQEGEQLVVKQETDGFMLTPADEESEQSEDQTLDFIHDDTQSAAEKESVVIIPVISSVIPTSEHQLLCHNSHVAESQDEEEYQHGDSGSTRNTELQAEKRHHESEMNSNSPHTSAVINLNTGKKPLKCDICGKGFVYKSKLQRHLNIHTGEKPYLCKTCGKKFSEKSELKRHCRIHTGEKPYTCKTCGKRCSQKSGLNAHIRTHTGEKPYLCKTCGKRFSVKSGLLRHCRIHTGEMPFSCKTCGKRFIQKSGLNTHIRTHTGETPFSCKTCGKRCSQKSGLNAHIRTHTGEKPYLCKTCGKRFSVKSGLLRHRRIHTGETPFSCKTCGKRFIQKSGLNTHIRTHTGEKPYLCMTCGKRFSQTSGLESHRTIHTGEKPYTCKVCGRAYGRKCFLLAHMRTHSGEKPYTCEVCGRGFGCNGHLLVHMRIHTGEKPYTCKTCGKHFRAIGNLTVHMRTHTGVKVHQLSTEVPVEVTHIQERDCLRAKHVAELSEACSIKHAKKSGE, from the exons ATGTGTTCAGTTGAGTTTTTGAGAGAGTTTGTCAACGAGCGACTAACTGCTGTTGCTGAAGAAATATTGGGAGTTTTTAAAAGAAGCATCGTCGAGTACGAGGAAGAGATCGATCGTCAGCGCAGACTGTTGGATATCGTTTTGAAgcctgaaataaagttacacaggacag agctcccacagcaacatgtgtgtaaggaggaggaggttgtccctgagcagcagctctgtattgaggagaggaagtccagtgtggaccaagaggagccagagcctccacagattaaagaggaagaggaggaagtgtgcagcagtcaggagggagagcagcttgtagtgaagcagGAGACTGATGGCTTCATGTTGACTCCTGCTGATGAGGAAAGTGAGCAGAGTGAAGATCAGACTCTGGACTTCATTCATGATGACACTCAAAGTGCAGCAGAGAAAGAGTCTGTTGTCATTATACCAGTTATAAGCTCTGTGATACCAACCAGTGAGCACCAGCTGCTCTGTCACAACTCTCATGTAGCTGAGAGCCAAGATGAGGAAGAATACCAGCATGGAGACTCAGGATCAACTAGAAACACAGAGCttcaagcagagaaaagacatcaTGAAAGTGAAATGAACAGTAACAGTCCACACACCTCTGCTGTGATAAACTTAAATACAggtaaaaagcctttaaaatgtgacatatgTGGGAAAGGTTTTGTGTACAAGTCAAAATTGCAGAGACACCTGAacatccacacaggtgagaagccgtaccTTTGCAAGACCTGCGGGAAAAAATTCAGCGAGAAGTCAGAATTGAAAAGGCATTgtagaatccacacaggtgagaagccgtatactTGTAAAACATGTGGGAAAAGATGCAGTCAGAAGTCAGGATTGAACGCTCATATAAgaacccacacaggtgagaagccgtaccTTTGCAAGACCTGCGGGAAAAGATTCAGTGTGAAGTCAGGATTGTTAAGGCATTgtagaatccacacaggtgagatgCCGTTttcttgcaaaacatgtgggaaaagatttaTTCAGAAGTCAGGACTGAACACTCATATAAgaacccacacaggtgagacgCCGTTttcttgcaaaacatgtgggaaaaGATGCAGTCAGAAGTCAGGATTGAACGCTCATATAAgaacccacacaggtgagaagccgtaccTTTGCAAGACCTGCGGGAAAAGATTCAGTGTGAAGTCAGGATTGTTAAGGCATCgtagaatccacacaggtgagacgcCGTTttcttgcaaaacatgtgggaaaaGATTCATTCAGAAGTCAGGATTGAACACTCATATAAgaacccacacaggtgagaagccctACCTTTGCATGACCTGCGGGAAAAGATTCAGTCAGACGTCAGGATTGGAAAGTCACAGGacaatccacacaggtgagaaaccGTATACTTGTAAAGTATGTGGGAGAGCTTACGGACgtaaatgttttttgttagcCCACATGAGGACTCATTCAGGGGAGAAGCCGTATACTTGTGAAGTATGTGGGAGAGGTTTCGGATGTAATGGTCACTTGTTAGTCCACATGAGGATTCACACAGGGGAGAAGCCGTAtacttgcaaaacatgtgggaaacACTTCAGAGCTATCGGTAACTTGACAGTCCACATGAGAACGCACACAGGTGTAAAGGTGCATCAGTTGAGCACAGAGGTTCCAGTTGAAGTCACACATATACAAGAGAGAGACTGTTTACGTGCAAAACATGTGGCAGAGCTTTCAGAGGCCTGTTCCATAAAGCATGCTAAGAAAAGTGGGGAGTGA
- the LOC117256673 gene encoding uncharacterized protein LOC117256673, whose translation MCSVESLREFVNERLTAAAEEILGVFKRSIVEYEEEIDRQRRLLDIVLKPEIKLHRTELPQQHVCKEEEVVPEQQLCIEERKSSVDQEEPEPPQIKEEEEEVCSSQEGEQLVVKQETDGFMLTPADEESEQSEDQTLDFIHDDTQSAAEKESVVIIPVISSVIPTSEHQLLCHNSDVAESQDEEEYQHGDSGSTRNTELQAEKRHHESEMNSNSPHTSAVINLNTGKKPLRCDVCGKGFERKSKLQRHLNSHTGEKPFACKTCGKTFSHKSGLERHCRIHTGEKPFSCDTCGKRFSQKSGLERHCRIHTGERPYLCKTCGKRFSEKSGLERHCRIHTGEELFSCTICRKRFIQKSGLERHMTIHTGEKPYTCKVCGRAFGRNCYLLAHMRTHSGEKPYTCKVCGRAFGRNGVLLFHMRTHSGEKPYTCKVCGRAFGRNGDLLVHMRTHSGEKPYTCKVCGRHFRHNGYLLVHMRTHSGEKPYTCKVCGRAFGRNGDLLVHMRIHSGEKPYTCKVCGRAFRRNGDLTVHMRIHTGERPYTCKTCGKRFRNVSTLTRHMRIHTGEKPHTCKTCGRGFTGKRCLIIHMRNHTGEKPYTCKVCGRAFRRSDVLLVHMRTHSGEKPYTCKTCGRHFRSSSNLTGHMRTHTGVKVHHLSTEVPVEVTHIQERDCLHAKHVAELSEACSRKHAKKSGE comes from the exons atgtgttcagttgagtctttgagagagtttgtcaacgagcgactaactgctgctgctgaagaaatattggGAGTTTTTAAAAGAAGCATCGTCGAGTACGAGGAAGAGATCGATCGTCAGCGCAGACTGTTGGATATCGTTTTGAAgcctgaaataaagttacacaggacag agctcccacagcaacatgtgtgtaaggaggaggaggttgtccctgagcagcagctctgtattgaggagaggaagtccagtgtggaccaagaggagccagagcctccacagattaaagaggaagaggaggaagtgtgcagcagtcaggagggagagcagcttgtagtgaagcagGAGACTGATGGCTTCATGTTGACTCCTGCTGATGAGGAAAGTGAGCAGAGTGAAGATCAGACTCTGGACTTCATTCATGATGACACTCAAAGTGCAGCAGAGAAAGAGTCTGTTGTCATTATACCAGTTATAAGCTCTGTGATACCAACCAGTGAGCACCAGCTGCTCTGTCACAACTCTGATGTAGCTGAGAGCCAAGATGAGGAAGAATACCAGCATGGAGACTCAGGATCAACTAGAAACACAGAGCttcaagcagagaaaagacatcaTGAAAGTGAAATGAACAGTAACAGTCCACACACCTCTGCTGTGATAAACTTAAATACAGGTAAAAAACCTTTAAGATGTGACGTATGTGGGAAAGGTTTTGAGCGCAAGTCAAAATTGCAGAGACACCTGAAcagccacacaggtgagaagccgtttGCTTGCAAAACATGCGGGAAAACATTCAGTCATAAGTCAGGATTGGAAAGGCATTgtagaatccacacaggtgagaagccgtttTCTTGCGATACATGCGGGAAAAGATTCAGTCAGAAGTCAGGATTGGAAAGGCATTgtagaatccacacaggtgagaggcCGTACCTTTGCAAGACCTGCGGGAAAAGATTCAGTGAGAAGTCAGGATTGGAAAGGCATTgtagaatccacacaggtgaggaGCTGTTTTCTTGCACAATATGCAGGAAAAGATTCATTCAGAAGTCAGGATTGGAAAGGCACATGacaatccacacaggtgagaaaccGTATACTTGTAAAGTATGTGGGAGAGCTTTCGGACGTAATTGTTATTTGTTAGCCCACATGAGGACTCATTCAGGGGAGAAGCCGTATACTTGTAAAGTATGTGGGAGAGCTTTCGGACGTAATGGTGTCTTGTTGTTCCACATGAGGACTCATTCAGGTGAGAAACCATATACTTGTAAAGTATGTGGGAGAGCTTTCGGACGTAATGGTGACTTGTTagtccacatgaggactcatTCAGGGGAGAAGCCGTATACTTGTAAAGTATGTGGGAGACACTTCAGACATAATGGTTACTTGTTagtccacatgaggactcattcaggtgagaagccgtatactTGTAAAGTATGTGGGAGAGCTTTTGGACGTAATGGTGACTTGTTAGTCCACATGAGGATTCATTCAGGGGAGAAACCGTATACTTGTAAAGTATGTGGGAGAGCTTTCAGACGTAATGGTGACTTGACAGtccacatgagaatccacacaggtgagaggcCGTAtacttgcaaaacatgtgggaaaaGATTCAGGAATGTGTCCACATTGACAAGgcacatgagaatccacacaggcGAGAAGCCACAtacatgcaaaacatgtgggagaGGTTTTACAGGGAAACGTTGCCTGATTATCCACATGAGAaaccacacaggtgagaagccgtatactTGTAAAGTTTGTGGGAGAGCTTTCAGACGTAGTGATGTCTTGTTagtccacatgaggactcatTCAGGGGAGAAGCCGTAtacttgcaaaacatgtgggagaCATTTCAGATCTAGCAGTAACTTGACAGGCCACATGAGAACGCACACAGGTGTAAAGGTGCATCACTTGAGCACAGAGGTTCCAGTTGAAGTCACACATATACAGGAGAGAgactgtttacatgcaaaacatgtggCAGAGCTTTCAGAGGCCTGTTCCAGAAAGCATGCTAAGAAAAGTGGGGAGTGA
- the LOC144464491 gene encoding uncharacterized protein LOC144464491, which translates to MCSVESLREFVNERLTAAAEEILGVFKRSIVEYEEEIDRQRRLLDIVLKPEIKLHRTELPQQHVCKEEEVVPEQQLCIEERKSSVDQEEPEPPQIKEEEEEVCSSQEGEQLVVKQDTDGFMLTPADEESEQSEDQTLDFIHDDTQSAAEKESVVIIPVISSVIPTSEYQLLCHNSDVAESQDEEEYQHGDSGSTRNTELQAEKRHHESEMNSNSPHTSAVINLNTGKKLLKCDVCGKVFERKSKLQRHLNSHTGEKPYLCKTCGKRFSEKSRLERHCRTHTGEKPYTCKVCGRGFGRNCHLLVHMRTHSGEKPYTCKVCGRAFRRNGNLLAHMRTHSGEKPYTCKVCGRAFGRNGYLLAHMRIHTGEKPYLCKTCGKRFGDASVLKRHCRIHTGEKPYTCKVCGRAFRCNGDLLVHMRTHSGEKPYTCKTCGKHFRSSSNLTGHMRTHTGVKVHHLSTEVPVEVTHIQERDCLHTKHVAELSEACSIKHAKKSGE; encoded by the exons ATGTGTTCAGTTGAGTCTCTGAGAGAGTTTGTCAACGAGcgactaactgctgctgctgaagaaatattggGAGTTTTTAAAAGAAGCATCGTCGAGTATGAGGAAGAGATCGATCGTCAGCGCAGACTGTTGGATATCGTTTTGAAgcctgaaataaagttacacaggacag agctcccacagcaacatgtgtgtaaggaggaggaggttgtccctgagcagcagctctgtattgaggagaggaagtccagtgtggaccaagaggagccagagcctccacagattaaagaggaagaggaggaagtgtgcagcagtcaggagggagagcagcttgtagtgaagcagGACACTGATGGCTTCATGTTGACTCCTGCTGATGAGGAAAGTGAGCAGAGTGAAGATCAGACTCTGGACTTCATTCATGATGACACTCAAAGTGCAGCAGAGAAAGAGTCTGTTGTCATTATACCAGTTATAAGTTCTGTGATACCAACCAGTGAGTACCAGCTGCTCTGTCACAACTCTGATGTAGCTGAGAGCCAAGATGAGGAAGAATACCAGCATGGAGACTCAGGATCAACTAGAAACACAGAGCttcaagcagagaaaagacatcaTGAAAGTGAAATGAACAGTAACAGTCCACACACCTCTGCTGTGATAAACTTAAATACAGgtaaaaaacttttaaaatgtgaCGTATGTGGGAAAGTTTTTGAGCGCAAGTCAAAATTGCAGAGACACCTGAAcagccacacaggtgagaagccgtaccTTTGCAAGACCTGCGGGAAAAGATTCAGTGAGAAGTCAAGACTGGAAAGGCATTGTAgaacccacacaggtgagaagccgtatactTGTAAAGTATGTGGGAGAGGATTCGGACGTAATTGTCACCTGTTagtccacatgaggactcatTCAGGGGAGAAGCCGTATACTTGTAAAGTATGTGGGAGAGCTTTCAGACGTAATGGTAACTTGTTAGCCCACATGAGGACTCAttcaggtgagaagccgtatactTGTAAAGTATGTGGGAGAGCTTTCGGACGTAATGGTTACTTGTTAGCccacatgagaatccacacaggcGAGAAGCCGTACCTTTGCAAGacctgtgggaaaagatttggtgaCGCATCAGTATTGAAAAGGCATTgtagaatccacacaggtgagaagccgtatactTGTAAAGTATGTGGGAGAGCTTTCAGATGTAATGGTGACTTGTTagtccacatgaggactcatTCAGGGGAGAAGCCGTAtacttgcaaaacatgtgggaaacACTTCAGATCTAGCAGTAACTTGACAGGCCACATGAGAACGCACACAGGTGTAAAGGTGCATCACTTGAGCACAGAGGTTCCAGTTGAAGTCACACATATACAGGAGAGAGACTGTTTACATACAAAACATGTGGCAGAGCTTTCAGAGGCCTGTTCCATAAAGCATGCTAAGAAAAGTGGGGAGTGA